One Engraulis encrasicolus isolate BLACKSEA-1 chromosome 5, IST_EnEncr_1.0, whole genome shotgun sequence DNA segment encodes these proteins:
- the LOC134448816 gene encoding NLR family CARD domain-containing protein 3-like — MAPPPSAQLLLRSHRDLLLDWLSPNPSPLLRWLCDDGVLSRAQYLSMLERQPANATAATLELVCGSEAASLDFLRVLEKVQDYYCPQLQAWLLHNCPQQQKQQQPAGRSKGTDATAPIAGEAEKRKSKNPLSKLFRGKSKEFAVTQDKGDHKTHSLRIVKSPNLRVPISTHKNTLLSQTERMICYSEAAGGDVSNSRSHIEVRYTDLFVTEDDESMESSQHEYFNAMTRRARIYAHQHCHQIRPQHLLAAQEVSKRPPKRIKVKGIAGIGKSVAVQRLMYEWALGKNLREFTCVFGLRFRELNLIDAPLSLLELLGTRFQYLRDVLPELLESSGSLLFILDGLDEFKHQLNWTAVDKDIGINTKVPVSELMVSLIKGSLLPESSVILTTRPSAEAPKRFFQRCCVVLGFEEKQVKEYASKFYSDPQVAEKVYNYIAMNDSLFVLSFIPLYCYIICTALSEFFSANGQEEGANGRSLEVDPPRTVSEVYSCYLLTAIKHHALKGKANRSTPKSEVLSLAKGQLSALGRLAYENLLKGNILFDQKDLEKFGLHPQDINSTFLCQVLVVIEEEKTEMFSFFHLTVQEYLAALYCATNLSNQDDILKALDFWCFGDLPSPSSYPPLISHDQQLDHHMYTDKDKKLEKSLQMFTRFFMGVIRTRLEGQLQGLIHDPILQGGQGNGQGQEDFPVQLGLWFREQFRGRKMSNEIALNLLHCLMELHMQEATTRAAPEIKRLYLFKMKLSVVDCAAMHYVLQFSPHTLDELNLGYSNIGNRGLNRLKPILHRCESLYLRYNCLDKNAAVLESDILKSKDCQVKKLYMCGNNLGPDGVLELWSALEQNSTIEELYLDITGITERGTENIVNSLSKNTTLTTLTIVGNDIGVTGRARIQELERRRPGLRIIGNFVDDLGLLQAYLDWVQEIQHDPDQMNSVRNADALQSVLKGLQVARTDGHGENASKARELEAQITQLLQANG; from the exons ATGGCGCCGCCACCCTCGGCACAGCTGCTCCTGCGGTCTCACCGCGACCTCCTCCTGGACTGGCTGAGCCCCAACCCTTCCCCCCTGCTGCGCTGGCTGTGCGACGACGGGGTCCTCTCCCGCGCCCAGTACCTCTCCATGCTGGAACGCCAGCCGGCGAACGCCACGGCCGCCACGCTGGAGCTGGTGTGCGGGAGCGAGGCTGCCAGCCTGGACTTCCTCAGGGTGCTGGAGAAGGTGCAGGACTActactgtccacagctgcaggcCTGGTTGCTGCACAACTGCccacagcagcagaagcagcagcagccagctggTCGCAGTAAAGGCACGGACGCAACGGCTCCTATCGCAGGGGAGG CAGAGAAAAGAAAATCGAAAAACCCTCTTTCAAAGCTGTTCAGGGGCAAATCTAAGGAGTTTGCTGTAACCCAGGACAAGGGGG ATCATAAGACACATTCACTTCGAATTGTGAAGTCTCCAAATCTAAGAG TCCCTATCAGCACTCACAAAAACACCCTTCTGAGTCAGACAGAACGAATGATATGCTACTCCGAAGCAGCAGGGGGTGATGTCTCCAACTCCCGTTCCCACATCGAGGTTCGCTACACGGATCTATTCGTAACTGAGGACGACGAGTCCATGGAGAGCAGCCAGCACGAATACTTCAACGCCATGACCCGCAGGGCGCGCATCTATGCCCACCAGCACTGCCATCAAATCCGCCCTCAACACCTGCTTGCAGCACAGGAAGTCTCGAAGCGCCCTCCAAAACGCATCAAGGTCAAAGGGATTGCCGGGATTGGGAAGAGTGTAGCGGTGCAGCGATTGATGTATGAATGGGCGCTGGGAAAGAACCTGAGGGAGTTCACGTGTGTCTTTGGGCTTCGGTTCCGAGAGCTGAACCTGATAGACGCCCCTCTGAGCCTACTGGAGCTCCTTGGAACCAGGTTCCAGTACCTGCGAGATGTTCTGCCAGAGCTCCTGGAGTCGTCTGGGTCTCTGCTGTTCATTCTAGACGGTTTAGATGAGTTTAAACATCAGCTAAACTGGACTGCCGTGGACAAGGATATTGGCATTAACACTAAGGTGCCTGTGTCAGAGCTGATGGTTTCATTGATCAAGGGGAGCCTCTTGCCCGAATCTTCTGTCATTCTGACAACCAGGCCTTCCGCTGAGGCTCCCAAAAGGTTCTTCCAACGTTGCTGTGTGGTTCTGGGTTTCGAGGAGAAACAGGTGAAAGAGTACGCCAGCAAGTTCTACTCTGATCCGCAGGTCGCCGAGAAGGTCTACAACTACATTGCCATGAACGACAGCCTCTTTGTCCTGTCCTTTATCCCACTCTACTGCTACATCATCTGCACCGCGCTGTCCGAGTTCTTCTCGGCAAACGGGCAGGAGGAGGGTGCCAACGGCCGTTCCCTGGAGGTCGACCCTCCCAGGACTGTCAGTGAGGTGTACAGCTGCTACCTGCTCACGGCCATAAAACACCACGCTCTGAAGGGCAAAGCCAACCGCAGCACGCCCAAATCGGAGGTCCTCTCTCTGGCCAAAGGGCAGTTGAGTGCCCTGGGGAGGTTAGCCTACGAGAATCTCCTCAAGGGAAACATCCTGTTTGACCAGAAGGACCTGGAGAAGTTTGGACTTCATCCTCAGGACATAAACAGCACGTTCCTCTGTCAGGTGCTCGTGGTCATCGAGGAGGAGAAAACAGAAATGTTCTCCTTTTTTCACCTGACTGTGCAAGAATACCTTGCTGCCCTGTACTGTGCGACAAACCTCTCCAATCAAGATGACATCCTTAAGGCTCTGGACTTCTGGTGCTTTGGTGATCTTCCCAGTCCTTCCAGCTATCCACCTCTTATCAGCCACGATCAACAGCTCGACCACCACATGTACACTGATAAAGACAAAAAGCTTGAGAAGTCTCTACAGATGTTCACACGCTTCTTCATGGGAGTTATTCGCACAAGACTGGAGGGACAGCTTCAAGGGCTTATCCATGACCCCATTCTTCAGGGTGGTCAAGGTAATGGTCAGGGTCAGGAGGACTTTCCTGTTCAGCTGGGCCTGTGGTTCCGGGAGCAGTTCAGAGGCAGGAAGATGTCCAACGAGATTGCCCTGAACTTGCTCCACTGTCTGATGGAGCTGCACATGCAGGAGGCCACCACAAGGGCGGCGCCAGAGATCAAGAGACTGTACCTGTTCAAAATGAAGCTGAGTGTGGTGGACTGTGCCGCCATGCACTACGTCTTGCAGTTTTCACCTCACACCTTGGATGAGCTGAATTTGGGATACTCGAACATTGGCAACAGAGGGCTGAATCGTCTGAAACCAATTCTTCATCGTTGCGAATCTCTTTA CCTACGATACAACTGCTTGGACAAGAATGCTGCTGTCCTTGAGTCCGACATTTTGAAGTCCAAAGACTGTCAGGTGAAGAAGCTCTa CATGTGTGGAAACAACCTTGGTCCAGATGGTGTGTTGGAGCTGTGGTCAGCGCTGGAACAGAACTCCACCATAGAGGAGCTGTACCTGGATATCACAGGCATCACTGAGAGGGGCACAGAGAACATCGTCAACTCCCTCAGCAAGAACACCACCCTCACAACTCTTAC GATTGTGGGTAACGACATCGGTGTGACGGGGCGTGCGCGAATCCAGGAGCTGGAGCGCCGTCGGCCCGGTCTGCGGATCATCGGCAACTTCGTGGACGACCTGGGCCTGCTGCAGGCCTACCTGGACTGGGTGCAGGAGATCCAGCACGATCCGGACCAGATGAACTCGGTGAGGAACGCGGACGCCCTGCAATCGGTGCTGAAGGGGCTGCAGGTGGCCCGAACGGACGGCCACGGGGAGAACGCCAGCAAGGCCAGAGAACTGGAGGCTCAGATAACACAGCTGCTGCAAGCTAACGGCTAA